Within Actinoplanes sp. L3-i22, the genomic segment GCCAGGCCGCGGCGGCCACCCGCGTAGTGCCCGGCGAAAAAGCCCTCCCAGAGCGCGTCCTGCCCGGCGGAGGGCGGCAGTGCCACGCCCAGCCCGCTGATCACCGCCGCCACCTAGAGCCGTGCTTCCTGAGCCGCGGACGACGCTGTCGGCGAGGCCGCGGGCGACGCCGAGAAGGTCCCGACGCCCTGGTAGAGGACGGCGGTCGAGAAGGTGGGCACCATCCGGCCGAGGGGGCCGTCATCCGGCGCCCGCCGCCCGGTCAGCCACCGCGCCAGCCCGGCGGCGCTCGGCCGGACCCCGCGCACCGCCAGCCGCACGCCGTGCCGGGCGAACTCGGCCCGCAGGCGCGTCGGCGTCACGAACAGCCCCGGATCGTGCAGGCCGGCCGGTGCCACCCCGACCCGCTCACCCAGGGTGACCGTGATGAACCGGCTCAGCGCGTTGTCGTTCACCGTGTCCAGCACCACGCGCCCGTCCGGCCGCAGCACCCGGCACAGCTCGGCCACCGTGCCGCTCAGGTCGGTGACGTGCTCCAGGATCTCGCCGGCCGCCACCACGTCGACCGACCCGCTCGCGAACGGCAGCGCGGCGACATTCCCCGCGACCGGCACGACGCCCTGCTCACGGGCCAAACCCAACCCGGCGGTACGGAGGTCGACGCCGACGTGCTGATAGCCCATCGCGCGCACGTGCGGCGCGAGCAGCCCGCCGCCGCACCCGGCGTCCAGCAGGACCCGGCCGGGCCCGGCGGGTGGCGGGATCAGCTCGGCACGCGCCGCGGCCAGCCAGTGCAACAGCTCGAACCCGCCGCCTGGCCGCCACCACTCGCCGACCAGGTCGTCGTACTGGCACGGATCGTTACGCCGGATCGACAGCATGTGATCGAGCGTGGCACGGTTGCGCCCCGCCCACCACCGGAGACGATCAGCCTGTGGAAAACCCCTCCGGCCGTGAAGACGATCCGGCTGTGGAAAACCCGGCTGGCACGGTGGCCTCGTGAACCGCAGACTGCTTGGCATGTCCCGAGCCCTGGCCCTGCTGCGCTCGTCCCATCCGGAGCCGGGCGCCGCGGTCACCGTGGCGATGACCCTGCTCGCCTTCGGCGCCGGTCATCGCGGGTGGCGGCTGCTCTGCGTCTTCCTCGCGGTCGGGGCGAGCCAGCTCGCGGTCGGCTGGGTCAACGACTGGCTGGACGCCGACCGGGACCGGCTCGCCGGCCGGCGGGACAAGCCGATCGCGGACGGGGCGATCTCCCGCCGTACCGTAGGAATCTCGGGTTTGATCGCGGCCCTGGCCGCGCCTCTCGCGGCAGTTCCGCTGGGCGCGGCAGCCACCGTGACCATCGCCCTCGCCGCGATCTTCGGGCTGCTCTACGACTGGCCGCTGAAGTCGACGGCGTTCTCGGTGGTGCCCTATCTGGTGGCGTTCGGGCTGCTGCCGGCCTTCGTGGTGGTCGCCCTGCCGGGGCGTCCGATGCCGCCGTTGTGGCTGGTCGCGGCGGGTGCACTGCTCGGCGCCGGGGCGCATTTCGCGAACGTGCTGCCGGATCTGGAGGACGACGCGGCGACCGGGGTCCGCGGTCTGCCGCACCGGATCGGCGCCGCGGGCTCCCGGTTGGCCGCCGCGGTGCTTCTGCTGGGCGCGACGATCACGCTGGTCCTGGGACCACCCGGAGCGCCGTCGTGGTCCGGGTGGGCGGCCGGCGCGGCCGCCGTCGTGGTCCTTCCGATTGGCTGGTACGGAGCCCGCCGCGCGCACGGCCGACCGGTCGCACTGTTCCGCGCGGTGATCGTCGTGGCGCTGATCGACGTTCTCTTGCTGATCTTCAGTGGGCGCGTGGTGTGATCCACTCCGGCCGGATGGATGGGTCGGCGTACGCGGCCGTTTGCCGCCCACTAGGCTGATCTCACACCTTGGTGTCGCTATTTGGAGGATCGTGATGCGCTCGCTGGTAACCCGTCGCGCCGCCCTGGTCGCGGGTGTCGCCACCGCCGGTGCCATCGCGCTGGCCGGTTGCTCGGCCGGCCAGGTTGCCGAGACCGCCGCGCTGGACACGCCGATCGCCGGGGTGAACGCCGACGCCAAGTCCGCCGACGGCCTCGTCTCGGTCCGCAACGCCCAGGTGGAGTACAACGGGCTGAAGGGCTATGCGAAGGGCGCGAACGCTCCGCTCGAGCTGAGCCTCTACAACCAGACCGAGAAGGACGTCACGGTCACGATCGCCAGCACGCCGGCGACCCAGCCGCAGGTCGTCTCGGGCACCCAGGTGGGCTTCGTCACCGAGGCCGCGCCGGTCCAGCCGGCCGCCGGTGCCTCCGAGCCGGCCGTGGGCGCCTCGGTGGACGCGTCCGCCCCGGTCCTGCCGGTCACCCCGGCGGCCCCGACGGTGACCCCGGCGGAGATCAAGATCAAGGCGCTCGGCTCCGCGCTCTACCGTTCCTCCGACGCGCAGAAGCTGCAGATCATCGGCCTGAGCGACAACCTGGTCCCCGGCGCGAAGGTGAACCTGGTGTTCCACTTCAGCAACGGCGCGCCCGACCTGACCATCCAGGCGCCGGTCGCGATCCCGCTGACCCCGGCTTCCCGCGCGCCCGGCCTGGAGCACGAGAACACCGAAGAATGACGTTGTCGTACCCGGCGGCTAACTTGGCCGGGTGACGACCTCTCGGACAAGTTCCAAGGCGGCCCGGCCGGCTTACGTCTGCGACGCCTGCGGCCACCAGCCGCCCAAATGGCTGGGCCGGTGCCCGGAGTGCGCCGAGTGGGGCTCGATCATCGAGTCGACGGTCACGGTCGGGGTCTCCGGCCGGGTGGTCAGCTCGCAGATGCCGTCCGAGCCGGCCAAGCCGATCTCGCAGATCAGTGCCGCGCCCGCGCGCGCCGTGCCGTCCGGGGTCAGTGAGCTCGACCGGGTGCTCGGCGGCGGCATGGTGCCCGGCGCGGTGGTGCTGCTCGCCGGTGAGCCGGGGGTCGGCAAGTCGACCCTGCTGCTCGACGTGGCCCAGCAGTGGGCGGCCGGCGCCGGCAGCCCGTCGCTGGTGGTCAGCGGTGAGGAGTCGGTGAGCCAGGTCCGCCTGCGGGCGGAGCGGCTCGGCGCCTTGCACGAGCGCCTGTTCCTGGCCGCCGAGAACGATTTGGGTACGGTCATCGGCCACCTCGACGCGGTCAAGCCGGGCCTGCTGGTGCTCGACTCGGTGCAGACCTTCTCGGTTCCCGGCACCGAGGGCGTGCCCGGCGGGGTCACCCAGGTCCGCGCGGTGACCGCGGCGCTGGTCTCGATCGCCAAGGAGCGCGGCATCGCCACCGTCCTGGTCGGCCACGTGACCAAGGACGGTCAGGTCGCCGGTCCCCGGGTGCTGGAGCACCTGGTCGACGTGGTGCTGCACTTCGAGGGCGACAAGCATTCGTCGTTGCGCCTGGTGCGCGGGGTGAAGAACCGGTTCGGCGCGGCCGACGAGGTGGGCTGCTTCGAGATGCACGAGGGCGGCATCACCAGCCTGTCCGACCCGTCCGGGCTGTTCCTCACCCGCTACCAGGAGCCGGTGCCGGGCACCTGCGTGACGGTCGCGATGGAGGGCCGGCGGGCGCTGGTCACCGAGGTGCAGGCGCTGATCGGCGCCGAGGTGCAGGGCTCCCCGCGGCGGACGGTGTCCGGCCTCGACAGCGCCCGGCTGGCGATGGTGCTGGCGGTGCTCGAACGGCGTACCAAGCAGTTGAAGCTCTACAACCGCGAGGTCTTCGCGGCGACCGTCGGCGGCATCCGGCTGACCGAGCCCTCCGCCGACCTGGCGATGGCCCTGGCGGTGGCGTCCGGCGGGCTGGATCTGGCGATGGCGCCGACCCTGGTGGCGATCGGTGAGGTCGGCCTGACCGGGGAGATCCGCCGGGTGAGCGCGATCGGCCGGCGGCTGGCCGAGGCGGCGCGGCTCGGTTTCCGGGTGGCGCTGGTCCCACCGGGGAGCACCACCACCGGCGAGGGCGTCGCACCCAAGGGCATGCAGGTGATCGAGGTCGGCGACCTGCGGTCGGCGTTGCAGAGCGCGGCGCGCGCCTCGGCCGAACACAACAAAGGGTGACCCAGAGTGACGAATCATCACGCTACGGAGCATTCATCGAACCATGCCTCGTTGCTCTGTTTCGCAGTTCGTAGACTGTACCGGTGCCGCTCGACCGCGATGGTTCCAAGTCCGCCGCCAGTTCAACGCCGCGCCCCGGCGTCAACGGCACGGGCCACCGTGCCGTGGCCCCGTTGACCGGCGTCGGCCTCACCGGAGGCGCCAGCGATCCGATCCGGGCCAACCTCGCCCTGATGGCGCCCGGCACCGCCCTGCGCGACGGGCTGGAACGGATCCTGCGCGGCCGCACCGGCGCGCTGATCGTGCTCGGCTACGACTCGACCGTCGAGCAGATCTGCACCGGCGGCTTCCCGCTCGATGTGGAGTTCTCCGCCACCCGGCTGCGTGAGCTGTGCAAGATGGACGGCGCGGTGGTGATGTCCAGCGACGGCACCCGCATCCTCCGGGCCGCCGTGCACCTGATGCCCGACCCGTCCATCCCGTCGGAGGAGTCCGGCACCCGGCACCGCACCGCCGAGCGGGTCGCCAAGCAGACCAGCTTCCCGGTGATCTCGGTGAGCCAGTCGATGCACATCATCGGGCTGTATGTGAACGGCCAGCGCCACGTGCTGGACGACTCGGCCGCCATCCTGTCCCGGGCCAACCAGGCGCTGGCCACGCTGGAGCGGTACAAGCTGCGGCTGGACGAGGTGTCCGGCACGCTCTCCGCGCTGGAGATCGAGGACCTGGTCACCGTCCGGGACGCGGTCGCGGTGGTGCAGCGGCTGGAGATGGTCCGCCGGATCGCCGACGAGATCTCGGGCTACGTGGTGGAGCTCGGCACCGACGGCCGGCTGCTCGCCCTGCAACTCGACGAGCTGATGGCCGGCGTCGACTCGGACCGCACCCTGGTGATCCGGGACTACCTGCCCACCGGCCGCAAGGCCCGCACGCTGGACGAGGCGCTCGTCGAGCTGGACCTGCTCACCGCGACCGAGATGATCGACCTGGTCGCGGTCGCCAAGGCGATCGGCTACCAGGGCGCATCCGACGCGCTGGACGCGGCGGTCTCGCCGCGCGGGTTCCGGCTGCTGGCCAAGGTGCCGCGGCTGCCCGGGCAGATCGTGGACCGGTTGGTGGATCACTTCGGCAGCCTGCAGCGGCTGCTCGGGGCGACGGTGGAGGACCTGCAGGCGGTCGAGGGGGTGGGCGACGCGCGGGCCCGTGGGGTGCGCGAGGGGCTGTCCCGGCTGGCCGAGGCGTCGATCCTGGAGCGTTACGTCTAGGCGGGGTTATCCACACCAGCGCGTTGTCCACAGGCCCCGGCATGATCTTGGGGTGGCGCGGGATAATGGTTGTGGGGCCGCCCCCCGGTGAGGGTGGGGGCTGTTTTTTCGCGGTTCCATGATCACGCCCCTCACAGGGGATGTGCGATGTCGTTCGCGTGGTCGGCGATCGCCGCGCCGGTCACCGTCGCGGTCAGCGGCAGGATCTCCAGGCACCGCCGGATCGCCGGCGCCATCATCGGGTTCGGCACCCGCATCGACACCGTGCAGTGCGGCACCCACAACCCCGGCCGATAGTGCTCCCAGACCTCCACACCGCCCGCTGAGAGCCGTTCGTGCACCACCCGGTGGTGCGCCATCAACTCGGCCGTCATGGTCACACCGAGCCACAGGACCCGTCCGACGAACTGGCCGGCGAAATCCATCCGCAGGGTCAGGCCCCGCCCGACGGTGAGGCCGTCCAGGGCGGCCGCCGCGGCATGCGGGTCGATGGTCCGCGCCGCCGCGAGCGAGACGTGCGGCCGGTGCTTCTGGTGCAGTGCGCCAAGGGTGGGGATGCCCTCGTCGCCGAGGGCACGCCACAGTGTCCGGATCCGCCGCGTCGCGTCGACGTCCAGGTAGAGCTCGAGGGCGGCGACCAAGCTCAGGAGATGGTCAGGTCGACCGGGCTGCTGACGATCGTGTCCAGCCGGCCGCGCAGGGTGTACTGCCCGGCGGCGGGGGCCGGACCGGACGCTTCCACGCCGCTGCACGCGGTGGACTGGCGACCGTTCCAGGTGATGTTGTAGTTCCGCTGCTCACCGGGCTTGAGCGTCTGCACGTCGCTGCCCTTGGCGGTGCTGCACTTGTCGGAAGACCAGTACTTCTGGGCGCCCTGCTCGAGGTAGAGCTCTTGCGGGTCGGCGCCGACGTCGCGGGTACACGTACGGGAACCGATGTTTTTGATCGTCAAAGTGATCGCCAGGTTGGCGCCGCGCTTGACCGTCTTGGCGGCCGGGACCGGTGTGACGGAGATCTCGGTGTCCGCGCAGGCGGTGCCGGACTGGCCGTTGGCGTTGGTGTTGGTCCCGTTGGTGTTCGTGTTGGCGCTCGGCAGCAGGCCGCTGTCACCGTCGGTGGACTGCGGCTGCACCGGGTCGGGGTAGGCCTGACCGCCGGGCGGCGCCGAGTCGATCAGGCCGTCGTCGGTGGGCGACGCCGAGCTGGACGGCGCTTTCGCCCCGCCGGAGGCCGGTGCCGGGGTCGGCAGGGACGACGAGGCGTTCTTCTTGTCCGCCGGCTTGTCGTCCTGTTGGGAGCACGCCACGAACAGCGCGATGAGGCCCAGCAGCAGAGCGCCGAGCACGACCGCGCGTCGCCGCCAGTAGACCGCGGAGGGGAGGGGACCAACCGTCGTACGCATGATGTGGCCCACCGTAAACCCGACCCCGGTAGCCGTCGCGCGCGACGCGCCGAGCGACCGAATCCGACTCCCCGATAGTTCGTTAGAAATAGACCTCGCGCGGAAATTTCTGTCCGGCGTAGTGATCGATCTCGTGCTCCCCCGCCCGCCTACAGTAGGTCTCGCTATGACTCTCGCCGACGAAGTAATCGCCTGGTACGACCTCAACGCCCGGGACCTGCCGTGGCGGCAGCCGGCCACCACCCCCTGGGGTGTCCTGGTCAGCGAGGTGATGCTGCAGCAGACCCCGGTGGTCCGGGTCGAGCCGGCCTGGCGGTCCTGGATGACCCGCTGGCCCACGCCCGCCGCGCTCGCCGCCGACCCGCAGTCCGAGGCGGTCCGGATGTGGGGGCGGCTCGGGTACCCCCGGCGGGCGATGCGGCTGCACGCGTGCGCGCTGG encodes:
- a CDS encoding bifunctional 2-polyprenyl-6-hydroxyphenol methylase/3-demethylubiquinol 3-O-methyltransferase UbiG gives rise to the protein MLSIRRNDPCQYDDLVGEWWRPGGGFELLHWLAAARAELIPPPAGPGRVLLDAGCGGGLLAPHVRAMGYQHVGVDLRTAGLGLAREQGVVPVAGNVAALPFASGSVDVVAAGEILEHVTDLSGTVAELCRVLRPDGRVVLDTVNDNALSRFITVTLGERVGVAPAGLHDPGLFVTPTRLRAEFARHGVRLAVRGVRPSAAGLARWLTGRRAPDDGPLGRMVPTFSTAVLYQGVGTFSASPAASPTASSAAQEARL
- a CDS encoding UbiA family prenyltransferase — encoded protein: MSRALALLRSSHPEPGAAVTVAMTLLAFGAGHRGWRLLCVFLAVGASQLAVGWVNDWLDADRDRLAGRRDKPIADGAISRRTVGISGLIAALAAPLAAVPLGAAATVTIALAAIFGLLYDWPLKSTAFSVVPYLVAFGLLPAFVVVALPGRPMPPLWLVAAGALLGAGAHFANVLPDLEDDAATGVRGLPHRIGAAGSRLAAAVLLLGATITLVLGPPGAPSWSGWAAGAAAVVVLPIGWYGARRAHGRPVALFRAVIVVALIDVLLLIFSGRVV
- the radA gene encoding DNA repair protein RadA: MTTSRTSSKAARPAYVCDACGHQPPKWLGRCPECAEWGSIIESTVTVGVSGRVVSSQMPSEPAKPISQISAAPARAVPSGVSELDRVLGGGMVPGAVVLLAGEPGVGKSTLLLDVAQQWAAGAGSPSLVVSGEESVSQVRLRAERLGALHERLFLAAENDLGTVIGHLDAVKPGLLVLDSVQTFSVPGTEGVPGGVTQVRAVTAALVSIAKERGIATVLVGHVTKDGQVAGPRVLEHLVDVVLHFEGDKHSSLRLVRGVKNRFGAADEVGCFEMHEGGITSLSDPSGLFLTRYQEPVPGTCVTVAMEGRRALVTEVQALIGAEVQGSPRRTVSGLDSARLAMVLAVLERRTKQLKLYNREVFAATVGGIRLTEPSADLAMALAVASGGLDLAMAPTLVAIGEVGLTGEIRRVSAIGRRLAEAARLGFRVALVPPGSTTTGEGVAPKGMQVIEVGDLRSALQSAARASAEHNKG
- the disA gene encoding DNA integrity scanning diadenylate cyclase DisA, which produces MAPLTGVGLTGGASDPIRANLALMAPGTALRDGLERILRGRTGALIVLGYDSTVEQICTGGFPLDVEFSATRLRELCKMDGAVVMSSDGTRILRAAVHLMPDPSIPSEESGTRHRTAERVAKQTSFPVISVSQSMHIIGLYVNGQRHVLDDSAAILSRANQALATLERYKLRLDEVSGTLSALEIEDLVTVRDAVAVVQRLEMVRRIADEISGYVVELGTDGRLLALQLDELMAGVDSDRTLVIRDYLPTGRKARTLDEALVELDLLTATEMIDLVAVAKAIGYQGASDALDAAVSPRGFRLLAKVPRLPGQIVDRLVDHFGSLQRLLGATVEDLQAVEGVGDARARGVREGLSRLAEASILERYV
- a CDS encoding 2'-5' RNA ligase family protein — its product is MVAALELYLDVDATRRIRTLWRALGDEGIPTLGALHQKHRPHVSLAAARTIDPHAAAAALDGLTVGRGLTLRMDFAGQFVGRVLWLGVTMTAELMAHHRVVHERLSAGGVEVWEHYRPGLWVPHCTVSMRVPNPMMAPAIRRCLEILPLTATVTGAAIADHANDIAHPL
- a CDS encoding adhesin, with protein sequence MRTTVGPLPSAVYWRRRAVVLGALLLGLIALFVACSQQDDKPADKKNASSSLPTPAPASGGAKAPSSSASPTDDGLIDSAPPGGQAYPDPVQPQSTDGDSGLLPSANTNTNGTNTNANGQSGTACADTEISVTPVPAAKTVKRGANLAITLTIKNIGSRTCTRDVGADPQELYLEQGAQKYWSSDKCSTAKGSDVQTLKPGEQRNYNITWNGRQSTACSGVEASGPAPAAGQYTLRGRLDTIVSSPVDLTIS